TTCTGACCAAGTGGTATATAATGTAAAGGCCAACTTTTCTTTTAGCCCGCAAAACTTTAGAACAACTGACAAAGCTACTAGTATGCATCACAAAACAGCCTGTTTCTTTATTTCAAAAGTGCCAAGATTAATGTTTAATGGCCTAATGTATTCTATGAATATGTCATCATTATAATGAATTCTCTATCTGTCTACCTACCTTACCAACCACccacctacctacctacctaccttaACCACCCACCCAcccctacctacctacctacctacctacctaccttcCAGTATAAAAGGAAGCTGTATGTTCATAGAATGCATTAAAAAGGAATAGATAAGCACAGTGGCCCTATCAAATCAAAGAAGCAAATAAAACACtgagcaagatttttttttcatgctttgTTGTACTGTTACTTTATGTTTTGtataaaaatgtgtaatgtataGTTAGGTAAGCAATGTATTTATTCTAATTCAttttggtgtatatatatatatatatatatatatatatatatatatatatacacacatactgcAGTACAGTGCGTGATATcaagtgaataaataatgaagtAATTGTTATCCTAATGCATGAACAATATATTGGAAATATGTATGTGACCAGTTTCTCCATTAAATAAATCTTGATGTGGTGTGAATTAATGATCAtgattaaagtaatcaaatataatagTGCAGCAATGCAAATTCTGATGGACTGATGTTAATTTTGGTGCTGATGTAAGTTGCACAACAGGGTACTAGGGACTTTACAAAACATAAGGTGGTTCTTATTAATTGTGCATACACGTTTTGTAAGATGTATGGTCAAAATTAGTTGTTTTGCTTAACCATGTTCATGTGATTTGCTAAGTCAGACAATAATAAAAGGGACAGTCTCCACCCAAATTACCATAAACTGAGCTTTGATTTCTGCATGTGCCTGATCCTAAAACATATCTGCCCTGTATATCAGTAATTGTCTCTCTGCAAAGTCTGCATTACATTATGGcaatttcacaaaacatttcagaaaggTCATCCTGAAATGATCAGGCACAttttggcccggtttcacagacagggcttagcctaagccttTGTTCagttagggcatttaagtatcttttataaacatgccctagaaaaaaaaacattactggtgtgcatcttgagacaaaacaacggcactgacatattttaagatatgtcagtgtaagttgttttcagttaaagcagctcaaacatgcattttagtctgggactagcttaagccttgtctgtgaaaccactgcgattttggccacgatttggtcgtctgagacaaattttgagaatcctaaaagattcctgtAATCCCaggctaaaatctgtagtctttgatagCTAGTTTGACATATtcaccgacagccgattaatgactgTTGCGATCAGATTTTTCCTcagacgaaattctggcagtgccagaagatttggcgcacagtccttcagtgtgacttctcctacaaCAAACGTCAAATTGTCTTTGCTTTTCAAGACAcgccgtgatcaaaattaacgctagagatgtctttgttagccacTCCGGACGAGTTTTCATGTGCGCGTCCGTTTTTAACGCGTCTTGACTattgtacagtctgacataaatgacagctgagatcccacagtgtgacgtGAGGATCATGTtcatacagtctgacaagcaacaatcataAAGGACTGTTATAAATCGCAGAATGTGCACCCGACTTAAGGTGAATGAGAATATCCTATGTAGACATTACACAGTGAAAGTCTGGATTAATTATctgctttaaaatgtttaaacagcaGACGGTATCAGAGCCTTCATAAAACAATCATCAATTATCTTTTAACACCCAATTAGTTTCCCAGGTGAAAGATGTTTCATGTAATTAGTTATTTACTCTAATTGGACTGATGAAGGCCTATAAAATACACTTATCTCCAGCTACATGTATGCTTGGATTTTTATCTTCTGTGTGGTGATTTGAATGTTTGGGTTTTGGAGTATTCAGGGGTCTTTTTTGTTTGCCATGGATCAAGGGTGGAAAAGGTGAGTTTATTCTTTCAAGCTGTGTTTGTGAATGATTCTGTAAATACTAAacttgctttttatttttactttttgcttGTAGGTTACCCTTGTTGGTAGTCTTTCTGTTTTTGAGTAGTGCTTATGGATTTAAAGGTAATTTCTTTCTCCTTGTcttggggtttttttgtttgtttttttttttttaaattatgaggTCCGTCTACAAAGCTTTTTATTTTGTCTAATTCACAGGTGGAGCTTATTCAAATGCCCACCAGCGGTGGGGTCAACCTTCTGACAATACTTTCTCACCTCATGCAGTCCAGTCATCTGTTTCAGAGGTCCCTGTGACTGGGACTTTGCCTGAAGAAGTGGGCTCAAGTTTATTCACTAACAGACCCCTGAAAAGGTTTAACTTGCTCCAGTTTGTAAAAGGTCATGATTCCAGCCACCATGAATCGATGTCCTATGCCCAAACTGCTCCAAGCAGCTCAGTTTTTGCTTCCTTGCCTCTACCCTTAAGTGAAAAGCAAGCAGGCAGTTTGACATTGCTCCAGGGCTCTGGAACAACCATTACAGATACTGCTAGTGTTTCTACACAAAGCACTTCTGGCCAGTCCACCAGCGATCAGAGCTTCCCTAGTTTGTACATGTCCAGCTCCCAGGAAACCTCTGGTGTTGAATCTGCGGAAGCCGCTTTGCCTGTGTTCTCTCAGGAGAGTATCTCCTACAGCAGTTCATCTGCTCCAGGTGCCACTTACACTTCTCAAGGTAGCCCAGTGCCACTTTCAGAAGGCTCTAGTCAAGCCATCTCACCTCAGGATGAAAGCAGTTACAGTCGTTTGTTTCAGTCTCAAGGTGCCTCTAGTCACTATACCCCAGACTCCTATACCAAGCTCAGTTCTTCATCTGTTTCTAGTCAGTCTACCAGTGATCAGAGTCCCCCCAGTCTGTATAGTTCTAGCTCTCAGGATAGTTCTGGCAGTTTGTTGGAAGCTTCTGGCTCTTTCTTTCAAGGGGAAATGGTAGGGCTTAGCTCGTCTGACTTGTCTCCTGAATCTCAAACCTCTGGTCAGCTTCTGCCCTCATCATTGGAGGTCTCTAGCCAGTTTACTAATGGTCAGGGCTCTCCCAGCTTGTTTATAGGTAGCTCTAAAAGCAGTTCTGATTCCCAGTCAACTGGTCCTGCTTCACTTCTAGATACTCAGGGTAGCCtttctcaaagcattttgtCTACCCAGACTCAGGGCTCCACTTCTCAGGGCAGTGCTGGGCCTGAATTGTCTGGAAGTTCTGGGCAATTTATCCCCACACAAGTAGAAGGTGGCAGTTATAGTGTGTCCCAATTGTTTAACTCTAGTCCGTATGCCCCAGGATCCCTGATGTATGGGAAGTTTGGCCCCTTGCCTATAAGGGTTTCTAGCCAGTCCACAAGCACCCAAAGCAGTCCTGGCACTCCATTAACTTCCAGTCGTTTCCCTGTGCAGGGAGGTAGTAGCTCTACTTCTAGCTTATATCTGAAGCCTCAGGGCACTCTGGGTCTGTATGCCCCTGCGTCATCTACCAAATATGTGAGTGTTCCCATGCCACAACGTGCTGTTTATAGCCAGGCAACAAGTGGCTCGGGGGCTCTGTTTGGGACCTCTATTGGTTTAGCCTCACAAGGAATGAGTAGCACTTACAGTGGTTCTGTACAGCCTCAAGGTACCACAAGTCAATTTGCCCCTGGGTCTCCATCCTTCTCTAGTTCACAGAAGCAGTTTACCTCTAGCTATGGCACCCAGTCAAGGTCCTCTCTGCCACTCACCCTGCAGGGAAGTGCCACTTACGGTGGATCACTCCAGGCTCAAGGTACCACAGGTCAGTTTGCCCCTGGGTCTCCATCTCCAAGTGTATCCCTATCCTCACCCCAAGGTGCTGCCAGTCAGTCTGCCACAGTCCTGAGTTCGCAGAAGCAGTTTACCTCTAGCTCTGGCACCCAGTCAGGGTCCTCTCTGCCACTCACCCTGCAGGGAAGCACCACTTATGGTGGATCACTCCAGCCTCAAGGTACTGCAAGTCAGTTTGCCCCTGGGTCTCCATCCTCCTATCCAAGTGTATCACTATCCTCACCCCAAGGTGCTGCCAGCCAGTCTGCCACAGTCCTGAGTTCACGGAAGCAGTTTACCTCTAGCTATGGCACCCAGACTGGGTCCTCTCTGCCACTTGCCCTGCAGGGAAGCCCCACTTATGGTGGATCACTCCAGCCTCAAGGTACTGCAAGTCAGTTTGCCCCTGGGTCTCCATCTCCAAGTGTATCACTATCCTCACCCCAAGGTGCTGCCAGTCAGTCTGCTGCAGTCCTGAGTTCACGGAAGCAGTTTACCTCTAGCTATGGCACCCAGTCAGGGTCCTCTCTGCCACTTGCCCTGCAGGGAAGCCCCACTTATGGTGGATCACTCCAGCCTCAAGGTACTGCAAGTCAGCTTGCCCCTGGGTCTCCATCCTCCTATCCAAGTGTATCACTATCCTCACCCCAAGGTGCTGCCAGCCAGTCTGCCACAGTCCTGAGTTCACGGAAGCAGTTTACCTCTAGCTATGGCACCCAGACTGGGTCCTCTCTGCCACTCACCCTGCAGGGAGGTGCTGCTTATGGTGGATCACTCCAGCCTCAAGGTACCGCAAGTCAGTTTGCCCCTGGGTCTCCATCCTCCTATCCAAGTGTACCACTATCCTCACCCCAAGGTGCTGCCAGCCAGTCTGCCACAGTCCTGAGTTCACGGAAGCAGTTTACCTCTAGCTATGGCACCCAGTCAGGGTCCTCTCTGCCACTTGCCCTGCAGGGAAGCCCCACTTATGGTGGATCACTCCAGCCTCAAGGTACTGCAAGTCAGTTTGTCCCTGGGTCTCCATCTTCAGGTGTATCACTATCGTCAGCCCAAGGTGCTGCTAGTCAGCCTGCCACAGTCCCGAGTTCGCGGAAGCAGTTTACCTCTAGCTATGGCACCCAGACTGGGTCCTCTCTGCCACTCACCCTGCAGGGAGGTGCTGCTTATGGTGGATCACTCCAGCCTCAAGGTACCACAAGTCAGTTTGCCCCTGGGTCTCCATCCTCTTTTCAAAGTGTATCATTGTCCTCACCCCAAGGTGTTGCCAGCCAGCCCAGCCAAGCATTTCAAAGCTATTCTGTGTCCCAAAGCCAGAAGTCTCAAAGATGGCAGCCTTCACAAGGTATTCAGACCTCAGGTGCAGCTGTATCACAGGGAATTGATCTATCTCAAAGCTCTCCAATGCAGAGTAggttctcttccctgtcatctGCAGGAGGCCCATCTTCAAAAGATTCTGGACTGTATGTTTCTGCACAGGGTGGTGGCACCAGTTATGGTGGCTTTTCTCTCAATTCTCAAAGCCCTTTGAAGTACAACCCTGGGTCCCATGCATATGCCAAGTTTGGTTCCTCACCCCTAGCTGTTTCTAGCCAGTCTACCAGTGATCAGCACTCAAATGGCTTGTATAGCTCAGGCTCTCTGCAAACCCAGGGTCTCCTTGGTGTAGTTGAAGGACCCTCATCTCAAGCTCCTTTTGACTCCCCAAGCAGTAACCAAATTGAGCGTTTTGTGATGTTGCAACGGCCCACAGGTTCCAACCTAGCTCCATCTCTAGGCCTGAGTGCCCAAGCATCTTCTGTTAGCATGCTCTCTGGTGTTCCGCAAACTGCGCAGGCTCTACGTGAATCTGGGTCAGATGTCCAGTTAAACAACCAAGTGAGCAGCAATTCACAGGCCAATGCATATACTTCCTTGCAAAAGTTCTCCAGCAACTATGGTGCACAGAGTCTTAAGCCTTCAGAGCTCTTGCGTTATGAGCCAGGTGTTTATGGCCAAGGAACATCCAGTGCTTCTGAGCTCTTGAGTAGCTATGGTTCCACGTACAACCTGAATGCTCCTGCTTCTATACCATCCCGCAGTTCTCTCTCAAGCCGCTACTACTCTGTCAAGGGCTAAGGGGCTCTAGAAACCTGCTACAATGTGAAGTGTTGTCTTctagaatttaaaaataaatgtttgaaacAAAGCAGTCTTTTGTGTGTGGgtttattttgatcattttaagtgTACCAAAGGGGTTAAGTTAGTTGCTAggttttaatgacatttttgtagGCATTGACCATTCAACTAAAATTGGGAAGATTCAAAAGCTGTTATATAGTTCAAGCTTGTGTGCAGTTTTGGAGCTTCTAAACTTCTAGAAAGTTggtgtaaaaatatttacaatccATACAAGTGTATATGGCTGATCTTACTGGTAAAATATTAATGATCTGTACCTGCATCAAATTTCTTGAtgggtactttttttttttctctccccatCAAAGCTTATAGCCTTATATAAATATAGCCTACATTAACCAACTACTGATGCTATCTGTATTGTATCCCTTGAGacttttagtaaaaaaaaatgctctgtcAGATAACTTTCagggaggttttttttttttttgtattatccAAAAGGGTGATGTCATTACATGAGTTTAGCACTccataatgtttaatttatatttgaCACCGGAGGGTGCCCTTGCACAGAAAGTCCACAAGTGAGACCCATAGAAGAATTAAACCTTTAccgttccaggaaatccctattaTGGACAGGCATCGCTTTAGATATAGCTAGATATTTATTATGCAATGCTAATtgacatagcctttatcactgtatagaatactatCAATAACAATTGCTGTCTCAATTGTTGTATGCAATGGTGTGATTCATTGGctaaaaaagaaagcaaaataAAGAGATGAATTTGataacattgtttttcttttcaaggTTTCTACTTTCTATAGATATCACGATATATCGTTACCGTGAATTCTTTTGGCCATGATAACCGTGGTGTGAAAAATCTAATATCATGACAGCcctatttcaaataaagaaTTGAATACATGGTTGAGTAACTTAGAACTGGAAAAAGTTTATTGGGCAATATTTTTTAGGATCAAGTGAAGGTACTGGATTTCTGTATTGTGTCACTGTTATTCGTAATGCATCAATGTAGTGTCAGCTACATTTTTGAACCAGTGTTTAAAGACTTTTCACTTGACTACTTGTATTGTTTCATAAAGTTAGTGAATAGGTTATCTATAATTTGTctgttgttttatataattttagaGATTTTACAccagtaaatgttttatttctacTTCAAGTATATGTGTGTCTCTTTCAAAAAGTAATGATGACAGACCACTTTACTAAGATGTTCATTATTGTTATTGGATCTTGCATCCATATAAGCCAAAGCAAACATCAactaatctgtttgaaaagttCTGGATTACATTGATGTTTTTGATGCAATGTTACCTGGAGCAGTTCCCTAAGTATGCTGAGATTGTCCATCTGACTCTCCCTGATGGCACCAAGAGGAGTGGACAAGTGCTGGAGGTCACAGGCTCCAAAGCTGTGGTTCAGGTTAGGGAATAAGAGCTTCTGAAATacgttttcttttttccccattttgtAATCTGATCAGTAGCCTTtctcattatttcatttttaggtgtttGAGGGAACATCTGGTATTGATGCCGAAAAAATGTGAGTGAATTTACACTGGACATTTTGAGTACACCAGTGTCCAAGGATATGCTGGGTAATAATAAAGAGACATACTGAAGccatgtgatgttttttttattatgcacaTTTGGTAAAACTAGAAGTCCTTTACAGGTCATGTGTTCAACGGATCAGGAATGCCAATTGATCGAGGGCCTGCAGTGCTGTCGGAGGACTACTTAGATATCATGGGTACGTTTCAGTGAGGCTTTGTGATGCGCCACATAAGCTGTTATGCtcaaaaattgtcatcactGGCTTTTTTGAGTATTGATATATGTACCATCCAATTCCCTCATGCTTCTTGCAGGTCAGCCGATTAATCCTCAGTGCCGTATTTATCCTGAGGAGATGATCCAGACCGGCATCTCTGCCATTGATGGCATGAACAGTATTGCCAGAGGTCAAAAAATTCCCATTTTCTCTGCGGCTGGTCTACCCCACAATGAGGTGAGGCCGCTGTCAGTTCATCTTCTTTGGGGTGATtcttaaaagaaattaatttttatacagcaaggatgcattaaatatattaaagtgacagtaaatacatttataatgttacaagagattttcatttcaaataaatgctcttttttaactttctatttatcaaacaatcctgaaaaaaaaattgatattttgtCTCTTAAACACTGCACTCTTGCACACAtcttaacacatttttacatttaatcatttagcagacacttttatccaaagcgacttacaaatgaggagaacAATAGAAGAAATCAAACCAACAATAAGGAAACAATATGCAAATGCTGTGACTAGTCCCAGTTAGTCTAGCACAGTATACATTAcaaggttgttgttttttttttttatagatgtaTAGAATAGTAAGTGTTAGTATtaatgggtcaagtgttgacgaaaaagatgCGTATTCAGCAGTatcttgaaaatggctaaagactcagcagCTCGGGTTGAAATAGGCAGGTGATTCCACCAGCTTGGAACAGTCAAGGTAAAGGCCAGTGAAAGTGATTGTGTGCCTCTTTTTGTGCCACAAGGTGCCATTCACTTGCAGAACACAAACTTCTGGAGGGCATGtagtctgaagtagtgagtttgGGTATAggggtgcagagccagtggtagttctgtaggcaaacatcagtaccactttttaaaacaaagttaacgTTACAGTACTGGCGATGTTTCAGATGGAATGGCAAGTGTAAACGCATGAATCGGATATGAATCACAATTGAAAGAACGTGTAAACGGACGGTCAAAAAAATCGGATATAGGCAACAAATCAGAATTGGGCATCAAGACCTGCAGTGTAAACGAGGCCTTACATATGTGGTCTTAAATCTGATATAGGTCAGATGTTTTGCAATGCAACCTCACTGCACTCTAGAGCAACATTCGTCACAATTCTGCGCTCATGGGAGTCACTTTAAAGATTTTACATACTCGAAGATATCAAGACAGTTGTGAAAGGTAGTCAGTGGAAGGGCAGTGATGTGTCGGAACTTGCAAGTACTACAGTGATAGTGCGAtatacaagcaaaacatgaggCCCCgtatcataaatgtttaaaaaaactgcTCTCTTTTTTCGTATCctcatctttgtttttttatattgtctGCGCATAAATTCGCTGGCTTCCGTGGCAGATCACACTagggcagtcgtggcctaatgattagagagtcggacttgtaagcCAAAGGTTGCaggtttgagtctcagtaccggcaggaattgtcggtggggggagtgaatgtaCAGCACTATCTTCCACCATCAATACCATGACAGGTGagacccttgagcaaggcaccaaACCCCCAACTGCTTCCCGGGCGCTGCAGCAAAAattggctgcccactgctctgggtgtgtgttcacggcgtgtgtgtttgttcactgCTCAATGCTGTGCGTGTGCACTGGAATGGGATAAAATTCCGAATATGGGACACCATATTTGGCttgaaaaaatacagtaaatgcgTAATTAATTACCTTTATGTTCTCCGTGTTTACTTTTGTATTACAGCATGCTGCGTGATGTCTTTTTATCGTTCTTTTGTGCATGCGGGTCAGTTCAGGACCATTATCTGTTCACACTGGAACACACTGaacagctatacaaaaaaatcagatctgagCAATAAATCGCAATTGAGCACTACGGCTCACAGTGTGAATGTAGTTTTAGTATATACTGATGAAAGCAGATTGGGGGAGGAAGTGTGGATGAGACCTAAGCGTATAGGCAGGAAGGTGAGAGTAAGCATAGGTTATGCCAGAATGTGATCTGTGGAGGAGTGCATGTTGTGTCATGAGCCAGGTTGAGGTTAAGAGTGAAGAGGAAATTATCTGAGGTGTGCCGTGGAGTAACCAAGGTATGATCAGTAGAGCGTGTAAATTGTAGcatctggaccaatcagacaaCACAAATTATTTGTTAATTATAACAAATAATCCATAATATCCCTCACCCTACAAGCAAACCATTTTCTGAACCACCCCCAAactgctgaatttcaaacaatgctataacttcttgctttcctgGATTCTGCTTGAGctctctttcccttggtaaactgtatgcatgtatgtgtatgttagagtagtttaaagggttagttcacccaaaaataaaaatgtcatttattactcaccctcatggcgttccacacctgtaagaccttcgttaatcttcggaacacaaattaagatatttttgttgaaatcagtgaggcctccatagccagcaatgacatttcctctctcaagatccattaatttactaaaaacatatttaaatccgttcatgtgaatacagtggttcaatattaatattataaagtgatgagaatattttgtgtgccaaaaaaaacaaaataacgacttatacagtgatggccgatttcaaaacactgcttcatgaagcttcggagcgttatgaatcagcgtgtcgaaccagcggttcagagcgccaaagtcacatgatttcagcagtttggcggtttgacatgcgatccgaatcatgattcgatacgctgattcataatgctccgaagcttcctgaagcagtgttttgaaatcggccatcactacataagtctttattttgttttttttgccgcaccaaaaatattctcgttgctttataatattaatattgaaccactgtactcacatgaactgatttaggAGTGTTAGTAGGGATTTGAAAGAACATAGTGAAGTGAAGACAGTTCACAAAAAACCAAAAGATGAGAACAAGCTGTATAAAAgaggaaggaaagaaaaaagcaaTACTCAAGTGCCT
The DNA window shown above is from Ctenopharyngodon idella isolate HZGC_01 chromosome 10, HZGC01, whole genome shotgun sequence and carries:
- the LOC127520375 gene encoding serine-rich adhesin for platelets-like isoform X8 → MFGFWSIQGSFLFAMDQGWKRLPLLVVFLFLSSAYGFKGGAYSNAHQRWGQPSDNTFSPHAVQSSVSEVPVTGTLPEEVGSSLFTNRPLKRFNLLQFVKGHDSSHHESMSYAQTAPSSSVFASLPLPLSEKQAGSLTLLQGSGTTITDTASVSTQSTSGQSTSDQSFPSLYMSSSQETSGVESAEAALPVFSQESISYSSSSAPGATYTSQGSPVPLSEGSSQAISPQDESSYSRLFQSQGASSHYTPDSYTKLSSSSVSSQSTSDQSPPSLYSSSSQDSSGSLLEASGSFFQGEMVGLSSSDLSPESQTSGQLLPSSLEVSSQFTNGQGSPSLFIGSSKSSSDSQSTGPASLLDTQGSLSQSILSTQTQGSTSQGSAGPELSGSSGQFIPTQVEGGSYSVSQLFNSSPYAPGSLMYGKFGPLPIRVSSQSTSTQSSPGTPLTSSRFPVQGGSSSTSSLYLKPQGTLGLYAPASSTKYVSVPMPQRAVYSQATSGSGALFGTSIGLASQGMSSTYSGSVQPQGTTSQFAPGSPSFSSSQKQFTSSYGTQSRSSLPLTLQGSATYGGSLQAQGTASQFAPGSPSSYPSVPLSSPQGAASQSATVLSSRKQFTSSYGTQSGSSLPLALQGSPTYGGSLQPQGTASQFVPGSPSSGVSLSSAQGAASQPATVPSSRKQFTSSYGTQTGSSLPLTLQGGAAYGGSLQPQGTTSQFAPGSPSSFQSVSLSSPQGAASQSAAVLSSRKQFTSSYGTQSGSSLPLALQGSPTYGGSLQPQGTASQFAPGSPSSYPSVSLSSPQGAASQSATVLSSRKQFTSSYGTQTGSSLPLALQGSPTYGGSLQPQGTASQLAPGSPSSYPSVSLSSPQGAASQSATVLSSRKQFTSSYGTQTGSSLPLTLQGGAAYGGSLQPQGTASQFAPGSPSPSVSLSSPQGAASQSATVLSSRKQFTSSYGTQTGSSLPLTLQGGAAYGGSLQPQGTTGQFAPGSPSPSVSLSSPQGAASQSATVLSSRKQFTSSYGTQSGSSLPLALQGSPTYGGSLQPQGTTSQFAPGSPSSFQSVSLSSPQGVASQPSQAFQSYSVSQSQKSQRWQPSQGIQTSGAAVSQGIDLSQSSPMQSRFSSLSSAGGPSSKDSGLYVSAQGGGTSYGGFSLNSQSPLKYNPGSHAYAKFGSSPLAVSSQSTSDQHSNGLYSSGSLQTQGLLGVVEGPSSQAPFDSPSSNQIERFVMLQRPTGSNLAPSLGLSAQASSVSMLSGVPQTAQALRESGSDVQLNNQVSSNSQANAYTSLQKFSSNYGAQSLKPSELLRYEPGVYGQGTSSASELLSSYGSTYNLNAPASIPSRSSLSSRYYSVKG
- the LOC127520375 gene encoding serine-rich adhesin for platelets-like isoform X9, whose amino-acid sequence is MFGFWSIQGSFLFAMDQGWKRLPLLVVFLFLSSAYGFKGGAYSNAHQRWGQPSDNTFSPHAVQSSVSEVPVTGTLPEEVGSSLFTNRPLKRFNLLQFVKGHDSSHHESMSYAQTAPSSSVFASLPLPLSEKQAGSLTLLQGSGTTITDTASVSTQSTSGQSTSDQSFPSLYMSSSQETSGVESAEAALPVFSQESISYSSSSAPGATYTSQGSPVPLSEGSSQAISPQDESSYSRLFQSQGASSHYTPDSYTKLSSSSVSSQSTSDQSPPSLYSSSSQDSSGSLLEASGSFFQGEMVGLSSSDLSPESQTSGQLLPSSLEVSSQFTNGQGSPSLFIGSSKSSSDSQSTGPASLLDTQGSLSQSILSTQTQGSTSQGSAGPELSGSSGQFIPTQVEGGSYSVSQLFNSSPYAPGSLMYGKFGPLPIRVSSQSTSTQSSPGTPLTSSRFPVQGGSSSTSSLYLKPQGTLGLYAPASSTKYVSVPMPQRAVYSQATSGSGALFGTSIGLASQGMSSTYSGSVQPQGTTSQFAPGSPSFSSSQKQFTSSYGTQSRSSLPLTLQGSATYGGSLQAQGTTGQFAPGSPSPSVSLSSPQGAASQSATVLSSRKQFTSSYGTQSGSSLPLALQGSPTYGGSLQPQGTASQFVPGSPSSGVSLSSAQGAASQPATVPSSRKQFTSSYGTQTGSSLPLTLQGGAAYGGSLQPQGTTSQFAPGSPSSFQSVSLSSPQGAASQSAAVLSSRKQFTSSYGTQSGSSLPLALQGSPTYGGSLQPQGTASQFAPGSPSSYPSVSLSSPQGAASQSATVLSSRKQFTSSYGTQTGSSLPLALQGSPTYGGSLQPQGTASQLAPGSPSSYPSVSLSSPQGAASQSATVLSSRKQFTSSYGTQTGSSLPLTLQGGAAYGGSLQPQGTASQFAPGSPSPSVSLSSPQGAASQSATVLSSRKQFTSSYGTQTGSSLPLTLQGGAAYGGSLQPQGTTGQFAPGSPSPSVSLSSPQGAASQSATVLSSRKQFTSSYGTQSGSSLPLALQGSPTYGGSLQPQGTTSQFAPGSPSSFQSVSLSSPQGVASQPSQAFQSYSVSQSQKSQRWQPSQGIQTSGAAVSQGIDLSQSSPMQSRFSSLSSAGGPSSKDSGLYVSAQGGGTSYGGFSLNSQSPLKYNPGSHAYAKFGSSPLAVSSQSTSDQHSNGLYSSGSLQTQGLLGVVEGPSSQAPFDSPSSNQIERFVMLQRPTGSNLAPSLGLSAQASSVSMLSGVPQTAQALRESGSDVQLNNQVSSNSQANAYTSLQKFSSNYGAQSLKPSELLRYEPGVYGQGTSSASELLSSYGSTYNLNAPASIPSRSSLSSRYYSVKG